DNA sequence from the Oncorhynchus keta strain PuntledgeMale-10-30-2019 chromosome 1, Oket_V2, whole genome shotgun sequence genome:
TACCTGTGTTGTACCAACAGCTAAAGTGGTACCTCAGCCCATAGCCCACACCTCCCCCCGTGTCCAGTCAGACTACCTTGGAGAGAGGACCAACCTGATCCAGCCTATAGCCCACACCTCCCCCCATGTCCAATCAGACTACCAGCCCATAGCCCACACCTCCCCCCGTGTCCAATCAGACTATCCTGTTGAGAGGACCAACTTGATCTCCATCTCTGGCAACCGCTCCTCTCCTAACCCTGTCACCATCGAGGCTAGGAGTGACAGGCCGCCTGTACCAGTGCACTTCCAGTACTTCCTGCCTACCTTTTCCTCTTCTCCTTACCCCCGGACACACACCTACACCCCCATCACCAGCTCCATGTCCACCATCAGACAGTACCCAGGTGAATACCTTAACATACATATAATGTATGTATTCTTgggtacaacaacaaaaaaatatctaTTGAATTGACTCGGGGAATATGTTGCCCAATACACAAAGAGTAAGATTGTGATGTTGAAAAAGGAAACTAtgacatatattttatatcactatcatgcacacgcagcctcacacataaggatggctctgctgtagaaagactgatacatgtttgatagtgGTAGTAGacaccctcacacataaggatggctctgctgtagaaagactgatacatgtttgatagtgtcttgatgctgtagtggttgatagtgtcttgatgctgtagtggttgatagtgtcttgatgctgtagtgtttgatagtgtcttgatgctgtagtgtttgatagtgtcttgatgctgtagggtcttgatgctgtagtgtttgatagtgtcttgatgctgtagtgtttgatagtgtcttgatgctgtagtgtttgatagtgtcttgatgctgtagtgtttgatagtgtcttgatgctgtagtgtttgatagtgtcttgatgctgtagtgtttgatagtgtcttgatgctgtagtgtttgatagtgtcttgatgctgtagtgtttgatagtgtcttgatgctgtagggtcttgatgctgtagtgtttgatagtgtcttgatgctgtagtgtttgatagtgtcttgatgctgtagtgtttgatagtgtcttgatgctgtagtgtttgatagtgtcttgatgctgtagtgtttgatagtgtcttgatgctgtagtgtttgatagtgtcttgatgctgtagtgtttgatagtgtcttgatgctgtagtggttgatagtgtcttgatgctgtagtggttgatagtgtcttgatgctgtagtggttgatagtgtcttgatgctgtagtggttgatagtgtcttgatgctgtagtgtttgatagtgtcttgatgctgtagtgtttgatagtgtcttgatgctgtagtgtttgatagtgtcttgatgctgtagtgtttaatagtgtcttgatgctgtagtgtttaatagtgtcttgatgctgtagtggttgatagtgtcttgatgctgtagtgtttgatagtgtcttgatgctgtagtggttgatagtgtcttgatgctgtagtgtttctccttccttgtgttttttgtaataaataataaaaaataaaatatatattaaaaatatatataacttaAAAATATAATTAAAAAAGGGTAATAATTAAaactaataacaataataataataattggagGAAAAAATGTATaagacattaaaaaaaaatcatcatAATTGtaataattaaaaaataaaagagTGAATACCTTAAGGATCAGTTGGCATCATGTCGCAAGTCTGCTTTGACTGacaccccccctctcctcagtgACGCCCCAGACCCCGAGCTCTGCTCTGCCCAGCCAGCCTGCTGTGGCCGTGGCCACTGCCGTTCGCCTCAACCCCATGCAGCTGATGGCCGTGGACAGGATTGGTCGACAGTCTGCACAAATCAGCACCCAGGGAATCCAGCCTCAACCAATTGGAGCCCAGGGCATCCAGCCTGCACCAATGGGAGTGCAGGGGTTACATAGCTCCGGTCCAGTCGGGACACAGGGGATTCAGCAGGCACCAATCGCAGGGCAGCAGCCTGAGGCCAAACCATCTGGTAATCTACAGTACACTAACGCTAAACATGGCCTCAAGAAGCCGCTTATTGAATATGACTCACAGGGACCCGAAAACACATACTGAAAATATTTTACGAAAATATAtgtttggataaaagcgtctgctgaaGGTGATGTTATTGAAGGGTAATTGGTCGAATCTATAGCTCATGATAAGAACCTGTGTCTGTTCTACAGGGATGGTATTGGATGGTAATTGGTCGAATCTATAGCTCATGATAAGAACCTGTGTCTGTTCTACAGGGATGTTATTGAATGGTAATTGGTCGAATCTATGATGATAAGAACCTGTGTCTGTTCTACAGGGATGGTATTGGATGGTAATTGGTCGAATCTATGATGATAAGAACCTGTGTCTCTTCTACAGGGATAGTATTGGATGGTAATTGGTCGAATCTATGATGATAAGAACCTGTGTCTGTTCTACAGGGATGGTATTGGCTGACGGCAGTACATTTGTAGCTGCTCCTATGGGCAGCCCGTTTGGCGCCGCACAGCCCGTTGCTACCATGGTACAGACACACCCCCAGGGCGGAGTAGGAGGCGGAGGGCCCACTTTGGTCTCTTCCCCTCGACCCAGCATCCTCCGCAAGAAGCCAGCCAATGAGGGGTGAGTCAATCAGTCGATCAATCAATCTGCCAGCCAATGAAGGGTGACTGAGCCTCTGAgcccagggtcatgttcattagggaaCTGTGTAATAAAACAGTTTAGATAGGACCTCATTGTTGTCTTCTGTGTCAGGCCTGCTGAACACCACCTACTGAAACAGCGGGGGTCGGCAGGGGGCGCGGGAACTTAGAGAGATATTTCAAGcgtgtcagaaatgtccagatcaactagcccatgtcagctaacgttGTTTTTTTTTAAGCCCATATATTTTGTTGTATTATTCAAGCCACTCAAAtgtcacatgaatacacattagacatggcaaaacATATAGAGTTGCaagaaaattagctttaaaacggcaAAGTGTTCTCTGCACCACATGGCAAAACATATAGAGTTACaagaaaattagctttaaaacggcaAAGTGTTCTCTGCACCACATGAcagaatgtgtagaattgcaagaaaattagctttaaaactgaagTGTTCTCTGCACCACATGAcaaaatgtgcagaattgcaagaaaattagctttaaaactgcaaagtGTTCTCTGCAccacatgacaaaatgtgtagaattgcaagaaaattagctttaaaactgcaaagtGTTCTCTGCACCACATGAcagaatgtgtagaattgcaagaaaattagctttaaaactgcaaagtGTTCTCTGCAccacatgacaaaatgtgtagaattgcaagaaaattagctttaaaactgcaaagtGTTCTCTGCAccacatgacaaaatgtgtagaattgcaagaaaattagctttaaaactgcaaagtGTTCTCTGCAccacatgacaaaatgtgtagaattgcaagaaaattagctttaaaactgcaaagtGTTCTCTGCACCACATGAcagaatgtgtagaattgcaagaaaattagctttaaaactgcaaagtGTTCTCTGCAccacatgacaaaatgtgtagaattgcaagaaaattagctttaaaactgcaaagtGTTCTCTGCAccacatgacaaaatgtgtagaattgcaagaaaattagctttaaaactgcaaaatgttctctccgCCAACAAGAGGGGGGTGAACAGTtggtgtcatgaacagtgcttgtgcccatagaaatagacgtGGTGGGGGCCGGGATGTTCCCGATGCCGGAAGGGGGGGCTGAGTGAAAAGGTTTGGAGAAGCCCTGTTCATTAACAATCTCTCAAGCCCATAACAACCAAGAAGCCAGCTCGTCTTTTATATTTAAAGTCTAGCCAACTTGAATCTTTTTGCTCGCTAACAAGATGGAACAGTTGAACAATTGTGAATacactgtccttctgtctggtcTCTGAACAACACAGCCTGGGTCACTTTGTTTACTTGTTGAAATCAACTGGCCTGTCTGGAAAAAAAAATGATGCTTATTCATCTGAGTTGGAACAAGTTGCCCCAATTGCTTATATTAATGACTATTTTTTTTTATGCTTGTTGCAAATATCTAAAACACAAGACTAGACAGCTCGCACGTTACAGAATGAAACTGAAATGCTGGAGGGGCTTGGTGACCACAGAgcagaaggagagacggagacgagcccccccaaaaaaagacatAAACGCTCATAAAAACAGAAGGAGAAGATAAATACATAACTTGATTGTTGCGATTTGCAGGCATTTCGCCtaacgcgcgtgtgtgtgtgtgtgtgtgtgtgtgtgtgtgtgtgtgtgtgtgtgtgcgcgcgtgcgtgtgcgtgtgtttaggtgtggtgttggtaagaatcTGATCCCGGCAGGGCCTGGTGAGGCTACCAGCagcagagtggagggaggagtgagaggagcAGGACCACCTAGACCTGCAGGGTGATCCTTCAGAGAAtaatccatcactcattcaaagCCTGGGTCATGCATGTCCTGTAATGGGTTTAGACGGCCTCCTACATGGCCTCCTTTCAAAGCCTGGGTCATGCATGTCCTGTAATGGGTTTAGACGGCATCCTACATGGCCTCCTACATGGCCTCCTACATGGCCTCCTACATGGCCTCCTACATGGCTGCATGtaatgctaccatgttgttgtcatgttgtgttgctgccatgtagttgtcatgttgtgctgctaccatgttgtggtgctaccatgttgtcatgttgttttgctaccatgttgttgtcatgttgtgttgctaccatgttgttgttgtgttgctaccatgttgttgtcatgttgttttgctaccatgttgttgtcatgttgtgttgctaccatgttgttgttgtgttgctaccatgttgttgtcatgttgtgttgctaccacgttgttgtcatgttgtgttgctaccatgttgttgtcatgttgtgttgctaccacattgttgtcatgttgtgttactaccatgttgttgtcatgttgtgttgctaccaggttgttgtcatgctgtgttgctaccatgttgttgtcacgttgtgttgctaccaggttgttgtcatgctgtgttgctaccatgttgttgtcatgctgtgttgctaccatgtcgttgtgctgctaccatgttgttatcatgttgtgttgctaccatgctgtgttgtcatgttgtgttgctaccatgttgttgtcatgctgtgttgctaccatgttgttgtcacgttgtgttgctaccatgtcgttgtcatgttgtgttgctaccatgtcgttgtcatgttgtgttgctaccatgctgtgttgtcatgttgtgttgctaccatgttgttgtcatgctgtgttgctaccatgttgttgtcatgctgtgttgctaccacattgttgtcatgttgtgctgctaccatgctgtgttgtctgccttgccatgttgtgctgctaccatgttgttgtcacgttgtgttactaccatgctgtgttgtctgccttgccatgttgttgtcatgttgtgctgctaccatgttgttgtcacgttgtgctgctaccatgctgtgttgtctgccttgccatgttgttgtcatgctgtgttgctaccatgctgtgttgtctgccttgccatgttgttgtcatgttgtgctgctaccatgctgtgttgtctgccttgccatgttgttgtcatgctgtgttgctaccatgctgtgttgtctgccttgccatgttgttgtcatgttgtgctgctaccatgctgtgttgtctgcCTTGCCATGTTGTCGTCTCTCTTGTCGAGATGTgtattttgtcctatatttacatgttgtttctttttttttttaaatttatcccagcccccgtctggttaaataaaaaataaaacatcctaGATGGCACCCTATTGTCTAGATGGGGATCTGGTAAAGTAGTGAaatatatagggtgccatttgggacaaatcctaacaagcctctctctctccctgtcagagTGAAGCCTAAAGCAGAGGGTCACATGACCATGGTGGCTCCTCCAGTCCCAGTCATGGCTGCAGTGGAGTCTCTACCCTCCCAGGGAGGAGTGGAGCAGCAGGTGGTCTCCTCCCCAGCCCAGGCTATCCCCTCCAACCTGCTGGCCCTCCGTggtcctccaccccctccccagcCCAGGCTATCCCCTCCAACCTGCTGGCCCTCCGTggtcctccacccccctccccagCCCAGGCTATCCCCTCCAACCTGCTGGCCCCCCGTggtcctccacccccctccccagCCCAGGCTATCCCCTCCAACCTGCTGGCCCTCCGTggtcctccacccccctccccagCCCAGGCTATCCCCTCCAACCTGCTGGCCCCCGTggtcctccaccccctccccagcCCAGGCTATCCCCTCCAACCTACTGGCCCCCCGTggtcctccacccccctccccagCCCAGGCTATCCCCTCCAACCTGCTGGCCCCCCGTggtcctccacccctctc
Encoded proteins:
- the LOC127908615 gene encoding keratin-associated protein 9-1-like, with amino-acid sequence MLCCCHVVVMLCCYHVVVLPCCHVVLLPCCCHVVLLPCCCCVATMLLSCCFATMLLSCCVATMLLLCCYHVVVMLCCYHVVVMLCCYHVVVMLCCYHIVVMLCYYHVVVMLCCYQVVVMLCCYHVVVMLCCYHVVVLLPCCYHVVLLPCCVVMLCCYHVVVMLCCYHVVVTLCCYHVVVMLCCYHVVVMLCCYHAVLSCCVATMLLSCCVATMLLSCCVATTLLSCCAATMLCCLPCHVVLLPCCCHVVLLPCCVVCLAMLLSCCAATMLLSRCAATMLCCLPCHVVVMLCCYHAVLSALPCCCHVVLLPCCVVCLAMLLSCCVATMLCCLPCHVVVMLCCYHAVLSALPCCRLSCRDVYFVLYLHVVSFFF